One Acidobacteriota bacterium DNA window includes the following coding sequences:
- a CDS encoding aminotransferase class V-fold PLP-dependent enzyme, which yields MDSLISYRSQFPILETSLYLINHSLGAMPRKTYDRLHDYAETWATRGIRAWAEGWWEMPLTVGDKVARIIGAAPGSVVMHQNVSICQAIILSCFDLNQRRNKIVYEAMNFPSVMYVYDAHTEAAGAQVVRVPSDDGITIDTERMVDAIDEDTLLVPMSHVLFKSAYIQDAKAIVEKAHRVGAMVVLDTYQSAGTVPFSVTELGVDFATGGSVKWLCGGPGAGYLYVRPDLRDNLKPKITGWSAHQSPFAFEPDMTYAEDAHRFLHGSPAIPTLYAAESGYDLINEIGVERIREKSMRQTSRLIELAGEQGWRVNSPMNAEQRGGSVIFDVPHAGEVVRELASRDVLVDFRPGAGIRVGPHFFTTDDELEAVVAEIKSILDTRSFEKHLAANGAKF from the coding sequence ATGGACAGCTTGATTTCTTACCGCTCGCAGTTTCCGATTCTGGAAACGTCGCTGTATCTGATCAACCACTCGCTTGGCGCGATGCCGCGAAAAACGTATGACCGGCTGCACGATTACGCTGAAACCTGGGCGACGCGCGGCATACGGGCTTGGGCGGAAGGCTGGTGGGAAATGCCGCTGACCGTCGGCGACAAAGTCGCGCGCATCATCGGAGCCGCACCAGGTTCGGTCGTTATGCATCAGAACGTTTCCATCTGCCAGGCGATCATCCTGTCATGTTTTGACCTGAATCAGCGCCGCAACAAGATCGTGTATGAGGCGATGAACTTCCCTTCGGTGATGTACGTGTACGACGCGCACACTGAAGCTGCAGGCGCACAGGTCGTTCGCGTCCCCAGCGACGACGGCATTACGATTGACACCGAGCGAATGGTGGATGCGATAGACGAAGACACTTTGTTAGTGCCGATGTCGCACGTGCTGTTCAAAAGCGCCTACATCCAGGACGCCAAAGCCATCGTCGAAAAGGCTCACCGCGTGGGCGCGATGGTCGTGCTGGATACCTATCAATCGGCGGGAACGGTTCCGTTCAGCGTCACGGAACTCGGCGTGGATTTCGCCACCGGCGGTTCGGTCAAATGGCTGTGCGGCGGGCCAGGAGCCGGATACCTGTACGTCCGGCCTGATCTTCGCGACAACCTCAAGCCGAAAATCACCGGCTGGTCGGCGCATCAATCCCCTTTCGCTTTTGAACCGGACATGACTTATGCCGAAGATGCGCATCGTTTTCTGCACGGTTCGCCCGCGATTCCGACGCTTTATGCCGCCGAAAGCGGTTACGATTTGATCAATGAAATCGGCGTTGAACGCATTCGAGAAAAATCCATGCGGCAAACTTCCCGATTGATTGAGCTGGCGGGAGAACAGGGCTGGCGAGTAAATTCGCCGATGAATGCGGAACAGCGCGGAGGATCAGTGATATTCGACGTGCCTCACGCCGGAGAAGTCGTTCGCGAATTGGCCAGTCGTGATGTGCTGGTGGATTTTCGCCCCGGCGCGGGGATTCGCGTCGGCCCACACTTTTTCACCACGGATGATGAACTCGAAGCAGTAGTCGCCGAAATCAAATCCATTTTGGACACGCGAAGTTTCGAAAAACATCTGGCTGCAAACGGCGCAAAATTTTGA
- a CDS encoding type II secretion system protein GspG, with protein MTENSRRRCQECGAVLLPKRRVCVACSAPIPGAGHDRTGALAEVVNEMHSTREPDKTVVFVPEYREARLKREHRQKLLIIATVVGCVGLMAVALLVGRMSPRKKVDVPKQQREVMAKRDLDLYTKAFEDFRADNGRYPTAQEGLGALLKRPAGVTNWHGPYIEADYSVDPWGHDYVYQSVNEARGYIMFSFGPEGESAGKYYMRITSGTPDPAASPTP; from the coding sequence ATGACAGAAAACTCAAGAAGACGATGCCAGGAATGCGGCGCAGTATTGTTGCCCAAGCGACGAGTTTGCGTAGCCTGTTCGGCTCCCATTCCCGGAGCAGGGCACGACCGCACAGGTGCACTGGCAGAAGTCGTCAATGAGATGCATTCGACTCGCGAACCGGATAAAACAGTTGTATTCGTTCCCGAATACCGCGAAGCCCGGTTAAAACGGGAACATCGCCAGAAACTGTTGATTATCGCGACTGTCGTCGGATGCGTTGGGTTGATGGCTGTGGCGTTGCTGGTAGGGCGAATGAGTCCGCGCAAAAAAGTGGATGTGCCAAAACAGCAGCGCGAAGTGATGGCCAAACGCGATTTGGATTTGTACACCAAAGCCTTTGAGGATTTTCGTGCTGATAATGGGCGCTATCCGACTGCCCAAGAAGGACTTGGCGCTTTGCTTAAACGGCCTGCGGGAGTAACAAATTGGCATGGGCCATACATCGAAGCCGATTATTCGGTTGACCCTTGGGGACACGATTACGTTTACCAGTCCGTTAACGAAGCCAGGGGGTACATCATGTTCAGCTTCGGGCCGGAAGGGGAATCGGCAGGGAAGTACTACATGCGGATTACTTCCGGCACTCCAGACCCAGCCGCAAGTCCCACTCCCTGA
- a CDS encoding DUF1446 domain-containing protein produces the protein MKTIRIANGQGYWGDWLEAPIHLVERGPIDYLTLDYLAEITMSIMQKMRARDPQAGYARDFLYVVGRVLPKCLDQNIKIVANAGGVNPQACVAGLAEVVKKLGMSGKVKVGVVAGDDIMDRLDEFIAKGIGLENMETGEPLSIIRDRVASANVYFGAAPIAEALAGGAQIVVTGRCTDTGLTLGPMIHEFGWKLDDWNHLSAGTIAGHIIECGAQATGGNHQVDWQTIPDFWNIGYPIVEASEDGSFVVTKHPNTGGRVSVATVTEQLMYEMGDPKNYITPDCIADFTSIRLNADGENRVRVSGITGKPATDSYKVSISFADGFKAVGGLIYAWPDAYQKAKVADFTLRKRLESIGLKFDEMLSQYIGVNATHEGLAQASGCQPSPDLAEVMLRVGVRSKDKNAVDRFTKEIAPLALSGPPTVTGFGGGRPKVEEVIAYWPALIPKSSVAPKVEVISV, from the coding sequence ATGAAGACGATTCGCATTGCCAACGGACAAGGCTACTGGGGAGATTGGCTGGAAGCGCCGATCCATCTGGTCGAACGCGGGCCAATTGATTACCTGACGCTGGATTATCTGGCTGAAATTACGATGTCCATCATGCAGAAAATGCGCGCGCGCGATCCGCAAGCCGGTTATGCGCGTGATTTTCTGTACGTGGTCGGGCGCGTGTTGCCGAAATGCCTGGATCAAAATATCAAGATTGTCGCCAACGCGGGCGGCGTCAATCCGCAAGCCTGTGTTGCCGGGTTGGCCGAAGTCGTCAAAAAGCTGGGGATGTCCGGCAAAGTCAAAGTCGGCGTCGTTGCGGGCGATGACATCATGGATCGGTTGGATGAATTCATCGCCAAAGGCATCGGTTTGGAAAACATGGAAACCGGCGAACCGCTTTCCATCATTCGGGATCGCGTCGCCAGCGCCAATGTTTATTTCGGAGCCGCGCCGATTGCTGAAGCCTTGGCCGGAGGCGCGCAAATCGTTGTGACCGGTCGTTGCACCGACACGGGGTTGACGCTTGGCCCGATGATTCACGAATTCGGCTGGAAACTGGACGATTGGAATCATCTTTCCGCCGGAACCATCGCCGGTCACATCATCGAATGCGGCGCGCAAGCCACAGGCGGCAATCATCAAGTGGATTGGCAAACGATCCCCGACTTCTGGAACATCGGTTACCCCATCGTCGAAGCCAGCGAAGACGGCAGCTTCGTTGTCACTAAACATCCGAACACAGGCGGACGCGTCAGCGTCGCCACGGTCACTGAACAATTGATGTACGAGATGGGCGATCCGAAAAACTACATCACGCCGGATTGCATCGCCGACTTCACTTCGATTCGGCTTAATGCCGATGGCGAAAATCGAGTCCGCGTTTCGGGCATCACCGGCAAACCGGCGACCGACAGTTACAAAGTTTCCATCAGTTTTGCCGACGGGTTCAAAGCGGTCGGAGGTTTGATTTACGCCTGGCCGGACGCTTACCAGAAAGCGAAGGTCGCCGACTTCACCTTGCGCAAACGGTTGGAATCCATTGGCCTGAAATTCGATGAAATGTTGTCGCAATACATTGGGGTTAATGCCACGCACGAAGGGTTGGCCCAAGCTTCTGGATGCCAACCTTCGCCCGATCTTGCCGAGGTTATGCTGCGCGTCGGCGTTCGTTCCAAAGATAAAAACGCCGTTGACCGTTTTACCAAGGAAATCGCGCCGCTGGCTCTGAGCGGCCCGCCGACCGTGACAGGCTTTGGCGGAGGCCGCCCAAAAGTCGAAGAAGTCATCGCGTACTGGCCTGCGCTGATTCCGAAATCTTCGGTCGCCCCCAAAGTCGAGGTGATTTCTGTTTGA
- a CDS encoding ABC transporter permease subunit (The N-terminal region of this protein, as described by TIGR01726, is a three transmembrane segment that identifies a subfamily of ABC transporter permease subunits, which specificities that include histidine, arginine, glutamine, glutamate, L-cystine (sic), the opines (in Agrobacterium) octopine and nopaline, etc.), with the protein MILPVEAQDLRWGGDAEGGAPYLLPDPKNPRQIIGFEIDLMEVLGKQLRRKSVFVQNQWDGLIPGLQRGSYELAVNGIEITDDRKSQVNFSIPYYVCGEQLSVRAGENAINSIADLRGKTVGTLKFSLAHRLLEQAKKDFGGALEIRSYENQNNPYDDLTNGRLQAVLMDWPIAVYYSKPNPKLKLVGAAIGQMQYGIAVRKEDAELLKQVNEALLALIKSGELKTIYDKWGIWNDETDKLFAKLSQSDQKSDALTEFTQTVSAKLTWRDRLKRYWSYLPALLFVGAPMTLLISVLGMALAIAFGLLLALAQLYAPQPLAWLSRAYVELFRGTPLLIQLYLIFYGLPNVGIRLSPIVAAVVGLGLNYAAYEAENYRAGIQAIPRGQMEAALSLGMTRWQSLRHVIVPQAMRLVIPPVTNDFIALFKDSSIVSVITMVELTKVYGQLAATYYDYIGAGILTAAIYFLMGLPFVRLARWAEQRLATDKRVVTTTKKRWLGVGAKPA; encoded by the coding sequence ATGATCCTTCCGGTAGAAGCTCAGGACTTGCGGTGGGGCGGTGATGCCGAAGGCGGCGCGCCGTATCTGTTGCCCGATCCGAAAAATCCACGGCAGATCATCGGCTTTGAAATTGATTTGATGGAGGTGCTAGGCAAACAGCTCAGGCGCAAATCGGTCTTTGTCCAAAACCAGTGGGACGGATTGATTCCAGGGTTACAGCGTGGCAGTTACGAACTGGCGGTCAACGGCATTGAAATCACCGACGACCGAAAGTCGCAGGTCAACTTTTCGATCCCTTACTACGTTTGCGGCGAACAACTCAGCGTTCGCGCGGGAGAAAATGCGATCAACTCGATTGCCGACCTGAGAGGCAAAACCGTCGGCACGCTGAAATTTTCGCTTGCCCATCGGTTGCTCGAACAGGCCAAAAAGGACTTTGGCGGCGCACTGGAAATTCGCAGCTACGAAAATCAGAACAATCCTTACGACGATTTGACCAATGGACGGTTGCAAGCCGTGCTGATGGATTGGCCGATTGCCGTTTATTACAGCAAGCCAAATCCGAAGTTGAAGCTGGTCGGTGCCGCCATCGGCCAGATGCAATACGGCATTGCGGTTCGCAAAGAGGACGCGGAGTTACTGAAACAGGTCAACGAGGCCTTGCTGGCTTTGATCAAATCCGGCGAACTGAAAACGATTTACGACAAATGGGGTATTTGGAATGACGAAACGGACAAGCTCTTTGCCAAGCTCAGTCAATCAGACCAGAAAAGCGATGCGCTGACAGAATTCACGCAAACGGTTTCAGCGAAGCTGACCTGGCGTGATCGGTTAAAACGGTATTGGAGCTATTTGCCCGCGCTGTTGTTCGTCGGCGCGCCGATGACCTTGCTGATTTCGGTGCTGGGCATGGCGCTGGCGATTGCGTTTGGATTGCTGCTGGCGCTGGCGCAACTGTACGCCCCGCAACCGCTGGCTTGGCTGTCGCGCGCGTATGTCGAATTGTTTCGCGGAACGCCATTGCTGATTCAGTTGTATTTGATCTTTTACGGCTTGCCGAACGTCGGGATTCGGCTATCGCCGATTGTCGCAGCGGTGGTTGGCTTGGGGTTGAACTACGCCGCGTATGAAGCCGAGAACTACCGCGCAGGCATTCAGGCGATTCCGCGCGGCCAGATGGAAGCAGCCCTGAGTTTGGGAATGACGCGCTGGCAATCGCTCCGCCACGTAATTGTTCCACAGGCCATGCGCCTGGTGATTCCTCCGGTGACGAATGATTTCATCGCGTTGTTCAAGGATTCTTCTATCGTTTCCGTCATTACGATGGTCGAATTGACCAAGGTTTACGGTCAGTTGGCCGCGACATATTACGATTACATCGGGGCGGGAATCTTGACGGCAGCGATTTATTTTTTGATGGGATTGCCGTTTGTGCGGTTGGCGCGGTGGGCGGAGCAACGACTGGCGACGGACAAACGGGTTGTGACAACAACAAAAAAACGCTGGCTCGGCGTGGGCGCCAAGCCAGCGTAA